One genomic segment of Hordeum vulgare subsp. vulgare chromosome 2H, MorexV3_pseudomolecules_assembly, whole genome shotgun sequence includes these proteins:
- the LOC123424563 gene encoding alpha-glucan phosphorylase, H isozyme-like isoform X2 encodes MATLNLPSWGYGLRYRYGLFKQRIAKEGQEEIAEDWLDKFSPWEIVRHDVVYPIRFFGHVEISPDGRRKWAAGEVLNALAYDVPIPGYKTKNAISLRLWDAKATAADFNLFQFNDGQYESAAQLHSRAQQICAVLYPGDATEEGKLLRLKQQYFLCSASLQDIIFRFKERKPDRVSGKWSEFPSKVAVQMNDTHPTLAIPELMRLLMDEEGLGWDEAWDVTNKTVAYTNHTVLPEALEKWSQAVMRKLLPRHMEIIEEIDKRFREMVISTRKDMEGKIESMRVLDNNPQKPVVRMANLCVVAAHTVNGVAELHSNILKEELFADYLSIWPKKFQNKTNGITPRRWLRFCNPELSEIVTKWLKTDKWTSNLDLLTGLRKFADDEKLHAEWAAAKLASKKRLAKHVLDVTGVTIDPNSLFDIQIKRIHEYKRQLLNILGAVYRYKKLKEMSAEERQKVTPRTVMVGGRWIFFPVSGIVCSEC; translated from the exons ATGGCAACACTGAACTTGCCTTCTTGGGGCTATGGCCTTCGTTACCGATATGGCCTGTTCAAGCAGCGCATCGCCAAGGAAGGACAAGAAGAAATCGCTGAAGACTGGCTTGAC AAGTTTAGCCCATGGGAGATTGTCAGGCATGACGTTGTGTACCCAATCAGGTTTTTCGGCCATGTTGAGATTTCGCCAGATGGAAG GCGGAAATGGGCCGCAGGAGAAGTTTTGAACGCTTTAGCCTATGATGTGCCAATTCCTGGGTACAAGACAAAAAATGCAATCAGTCTTCGCCTTTGGGATGCAAAAGCTACTGCTGCGGATTTCAACTTATTCCAGTTCAATGATGGCCAGTATGAGTCAGCTGCTCAACTTCACTCGAGGGCACAACAG ATATGTGCTGTTCTCTATCCTGGTGATGCTACAGAAGAAGGAAAGCTTCTGAGATTAAAGCAACAGTATTTCCTTTGCAGTGCATCCCTTCAG gatattattttcagATTTAAGGAAAGGAAACCTGACAGAGTTTCAGGGAAGTGGAGTGAGTTCCCTTCCAAAGTTGCTGTTCAAATGAATGACACTCACCCGACTCTTGCCATCCCTGAGCTAATGAGGTTGCTTATGGATGAGGAGGGACTTGGTTGGGATGAAGCCTGGGATGTCACAAATAA GACGGTTGCTTACACCAATCATACAGTTCTTCCTGAAGCTCTTGAGAAATGGTCACAGGCTGTAATGAGGAAATTGCTTCCACGTCACATGGAAATCATTGAGGAAATTGACAAGCGG TTCAGAGAAATGGTAATCTCTACCCGGAAGGATATGGAGGGAAAGATCGAATCGATGAGGGTTTTAGATAACAATCCCCAGAAGCCAGTAGTGCGGATGGCGAATTTGTGTGTTGTGGCTGCGCATACG GTGAATGGAGTGGCCGAATTGCACAGCAACATCTTGAAAGAAGAGCTGTTTGCAGATTATCTCTCTATTTGGCCTAAAAAGTTCCAGAACAAAACTAATGGAATTACACCACGTAGATGGCTCCGCTTTTGCAACCCTGAGCTGAGTGAAATAGTCACGAAATGGCTAAAAACAGATAAGTGGACAAGCAACCTTGATCTTCTCACTGGGCTTCGGAAA TTCGCAGATGATGAAAAACTACATGCTGAGTGGGCAGCAGCCAAGCTGGCCAGCAAAAAGCGCCTAGCCAAGCATGTATTGGATGTGACAGGAGTCACAATTGACCCGAACAGCCTTTTCGATATACAAATTAAACGCATCCATGAATACAAGAGACAGCTATTGAACATTTTGGGAGCTGTGTACAGATACAAGAAGTTGAAG GAAATGAGCGCAGAAGAGAGGCAGAAGGTTACACCGCGCACTGTCATGGTAGGAGGCAGATGGATTTTTTTTCCTGTTAGTGGGATTGTATGTTCAG aatgttaa
- the LOC123424563 gene encoding alpha-glucan phosphorylase, H isozyme-like isoform X1 produces MATLNLPSWGYGLRYRYGLFKQRIAKEGQEEIAEDWLDKFSPWEIVRHDVVYPIRFFGHVEISPDGRRKWAAGEVLNALAYDVPIPGYKTKNAISLRLWDAKATAADFNLFQFNDGQYESAAQLHSRAQQICAVLYPGDATEEGKLLRLKQQYFLCSASLQDIIFRFKERKPDRVSGKWSEFPSKVAVQMNDTHPTLAIPELMRLLMDEEGLGWDEAWDVTNKTVAYTNHTVLPEALEKWSQAVMRKLLPRHMEIIEEIDKRFREMVISTRKDMEGKIESMRVLDNNPQKPVVRMANLCVVAAHTVNGVAELHSNILKEELFADYLSIWPKKFQNKTNGITPRRWLRFCNPELSEIVTKWLKTDKWTSNLDLLTGLRKFADDEKLHAEWAAAKLASKKRLAKHVLDVTGVTIDPNSLFDIQIKRIHEYKRQLLNILGAVYRYKKLKEMSAEERQKVTPRTVMVGGRWIFFPVSGIVCSGGYCRSIFSVAS; encoded by the exons ATGGCAACACTGAACTTGCCTTCTTGGGGCTATGGCCTTCGTTACCGATATGGCCTGTTCAAGCAGCGCATCGCCAAGGAAGGACAAGAAGAAATCGCTGAAGACTGGCTTGAC AAGTTTAGCCCATGGGAGATTGTCAGGCATGACGTTGTGTACCCAATCAGGTTTTTCGGCCATGTTGAGATTTCGCCAGATGGAAG GCGGAAATGGGCCGCAGGAGAAGTTTTGAACGCTTTAGCCTATGATGTGCCAATTCCTGGGTACAAGACAAAAAATGCAATCAGTCTTCGCCTTTGGGATGCAAAAGCTACTGCTGCGGATTTCAACTTATTCCAGTTCAATGATGGCCAGTATGAGTCAGCTGCTCAACTTCACTCGAGGGCACAACAG ATATGTGCTGTTCTCTATCCTGGTGATGCTACAGAAGAAGGAAAGCTTCTGAGATTAAAGCAACAGTATTTCCTTTGCAGTGCATCCCTTCAG gatattattttcagATTTAAGGAAAGGAAACCTGACAGAGTTTCAGGGAAGTGGAGTGAGTTCCCTTCCAAAGTTGCTGTTCAAATGAATGACACTCACCCGACTCTTGCCATCCCTGAGCTAATGAGGTTGCTTATGGATGAGGAGGGACTTGGTTGGGATGAAGCCTGGGATGTCACAAATAA GACGGTTGCTTACACCAATCATACAGTTCTTCCTGAAGCTCTTGAGAAATGGTCACAGGCTGTAATGAGGAAATTGCTTCCACGTCACATGGAAATCATTGAGGAAATTGACAAGCGG TTCAGAGAAATGGTAATCTCTACCCGGAAGGATATGGAGGGAAAGATCGAATCGATGAGGGTTTTAGATAACAATCCCCAGAAGCCAGTAGTGCGGATGGCGAATTTGTGTGTTGTGGCTGCGCATACG GTGAATGGAGTGGCCGAATTGCACAGCAACATCTTGAAAGAAGAGCTGTTTGCAGATTATCTCTCTATTTGGCCTAAAAAGTTCCAGAACAAAACTAATGGAATTACACCACGTAGATGGCTCCGCTTTTGCAACCCTGAGCTGAGTGAAATAGTCACGAAATGGCTAAAAACAGATAAGTGGACAAGCAACCTTGATCTTCTCACTGGGCTTCGGAAA TTCGCAGATGATGAAAAACTACATGCTGAGTGGGCAGCAGCCAAGCTGGCCAGCAAAAAGCGCCTAGCCAAGCATGTATTGGATGTGACAGGAGTCACAATTGACCCGAACAGCCTTTTCGATATACAAATTAAACGCATCCATGAATACAAGAGACAGCTATTGAACATTTTGGGAGCTGTGTACAGATACAAGAAGTTGAAG GAAATGAGCGCAGAAGAGAGGCAGAAGGTTACACCGCGCACTGTCATGGTAGGAGGCAGATGGATTTTTTTTCCTGTTAGTGGGATTGTATGTTCAGGTGGTTATTGTAGGTCTATTTTCTCTGTAGCTTcttga
- the LOC123424563 gene encoding alpha-glucan phosphorylase, H isozyme-like isoform X3, whose product MATLNLPSWGYGLRYRYGLFKQRIAKEGQEEIAEDWLDKFSPWEIVRHDVVYPIRFFGHVEISPDGRRKWAAGEVLNALAYDVPIPGYKTKNAISLRLWDAKATAADFNLFQFNDGQYESAAQLHSRAQQICAVLYPGDATEEGKLLRLKQQYFLCSASLQDIIFRFKERKPDRVSGKWSEFPSKVAVQMNDTHPTLAIPELMRLLMDEEGLGWDEAWDVTNKTVAYTNHTVLPEALEKWSQAVMRKLLPRHMEIIEEIDKRFREMVISTRKDMEGKIESMRVLDNNPQKPVVRMANLCVVAAHTVNGVAELHSNILKEELFADYLSIWPKKFQNKTNGITPRRWLRFCNPELSEIVTKWLKTDKWTSNLDLLTGLRKFADDEKLHAEWAAAKLASKKRLAKHVLDVTGVTIDPNSLFDIQIKRIHEYKRQLLNILGAVYRYKKLKEMSAEERQKVTPRTVMNVNPAMALVDWC is encoded by the exons ATGGCAACACTGAACTTGCCTTCTTGGGGCTATGGCCTTCGTTACCGATATGGCCTGTTCAAGCAGCGCATCGCCAAGGAAGGACAAGAAGAAATCGCTGAAGACTGGCTTGAC AAGTTTAGCCCATGGGAGATTGTCAGGCATGACGTTGTGTACCCAATCAGGTTTTTCGGCCATGTTGAGATTTCGCCAGATGGAAG GCGGAAATGGGCCGCAGGAGAAGTTTTGAACGCTTTAGCCTATGATGTGCCAATTCCTGGGTACAAGACAAAAAATGCAATCAGTCTTCGCCTTTGGGATGCAAAAGCTACTGCTGCGGATTTCAACTTATTCCAGTTCAATGATGGCCAGTATGAGTCAGCTGCTCAACTTCACTCGAGGGCACAACAG ATATGTGCTGTTCTCTATCCTGGTGATGCTACAGAAGAAGGAAAGCTTCTGAGATTAAAGCAACAGTATTTCCTTTGCAGTGCATCCCTTCAG gatattattttcagATTTAAGGAAAGGAAACCTGACAGAGTTTCAGGGAAGTGGAGTGAGTTCCCTTCCAAAGTTGCTGTTCAAATGAATGACACTCACCCGACTCTTGCCATCCCTGAGCTAATGAGGTTGCTTATGGATGAGGAGGGACTTGGTTGGGATGAAGCCTGGGATGTCACAAATAA GACGGTTGCTTACACCAATCATACAGTTCTTCCTGAAGCTCTTGAGAAATGGTCACAGGCTGTAATGAGGAAATTGCTTCCACGTCACATGGAAATCATTGAGGAAATTGACAAGCGG TTCAGAGAAATGGTAATCTCTACCCGGAAGGATATGGAGGGAAAGATCGAATCGATGAGGGTTTTAGATAACAATCCCCAGAAGCCAGTAGTGCGGATGGCGAATTTGTGTGTTGTGGCTGCGCATACG GTGAATGGAGTGGCCGAATTGCACAGCAACATCTTGAAAGAAGAGCTGTTTGCAGATTATCTCTCTATTTGGCCTAAAAAGTTCCAGAACAAAACTAATGGAATTACACCACGTAGATGGCTCCGCTTTTGCAACCCTGAGCTGAGTGAAATAGTCACGAAATGGCTAAAAACAGATAAGTGGACAAGCAACCTTGATCTTCTCACTGGGCTTCGGAAA TTCGCAGATGATGAAAAACTACATGCTGAGTGGGCAGCAGCCAAGCTGGCCAGCAAAAAGCGCCTAGCCAAGCATGTATTGGATGTGACAGGAGTCACAATTGACCCGAACAGCCTTTTCGATATACAAATTAAACGCATCCATGAATACAAGAGACAGCTATTGAACATTTTGGGAGCTGTGTACAGATACAAGAAGTTGAAG GAAATGAGCGCAGAAGAGAGGCAGAAGGTTACACCGCGCACTGTCATG aatgttaatCCGGCAATGGCATTAGTAGACTGGTGCTAG